The following coding sequences lie in one Bacteroides helcogenes P 36-108 genomic window:
- a CDS encoding DUF5009 domain-containing protein, translating to MNNPTNVNTSATYSRRNLAIDMLRALTMFTMIFVNDFWKVHDIPRWLEHAGYGEDFMGLADVVFPCFLFAVGMSIPYAIERRYAKGFSAESTLGHIFLRTFALLVMGAFITNSEYRLSPEVPYPIGVYWFLMAIGFIGVWNRYHEAVSRRRKSLFCACKTAGVLVLLYLSLTFRNPDGGVFSASWGILGAIGWTYLVCALVYIFCRDRLRCLLSVCGAFILICLLDTPLREAFGGESILAFPDRNFYRGMLNILHIGNGALPAFTMGGIILSVVSARYADKSERWKLWSTAGTTAVLLLAGVAAHQFWIVSKIGATPPWVFWVLALSVLLYGLLNCLAARNLTGWFVLIRPAGTATLTTYLIPYVFYGFADVTGVILPDWFTHGVMALVNCTCFAFAVIGVTWAMEKLHVKLKI from the coding sequence ATGAACAATCCTACGAATGTGAATACCTCTGCAACCTACTCGCGTCGCAACCTTGCCATAGACATGCTGCGGGCGTTGACTATGTTCACCATGATATTTGTGAACGATTTCTGGAAGGTGCACGACATACCTCGCTGGCTCGAACATGCCGGATATGGTGAGGACTTCATGGGGCTGGCAGATGTCGTCTTCCCCTGCTTTCTTTTTGCCGTGGGTATGTCCATACCCTACGCCATCGAACGGCGATATGCCAAAGGCTTTTCGGCAGAATCTACGTTGGGACATATCTTCTTGCGCACCTTTGCCCTGCTGGTGATGGGCGCTTTCATCACCAACTCGGAGTACAGGCTCTCGCCGGAGGTTCCCTATCCGATAGGCGTTTACTGGTTCTTGATGGCAATCGGCTTTATCGGTGTGTGGAACAGATACCACGAAGCCGTCTCCCGTAGGCGGAAAAGCCTGTTCTGTGCCTGCAAGACAGCCGGGGTGCTGGTGCTTCTCTACTTATCGCTTACTTTCCGCAACCCGGATGGAGGTGTGTTCAGTGCGAGCTGGGGCATTCTTGGCGCAATAGGCTGGACATATTTAGTGTGCGCGCTGGTTTATATCTTCTGCCGTGACCGCTTGCGCTGTCTGCTGTCCGTGTGTGGGGCTTTCATCCTGATATGTCTGCTGGACACACCTCTCCGTGAGGCGTTTGGCGGTGAATCCATCCTTGCCTTTCCCGACCGTAATTTCTACCGGGGTATGCTGAATATACTGCACATAGGCAACGGAGCGCTGCCTGCATTCACGATGGGTGGCATTATCCTCTCCGTTGTCAGTGCCCGCTATGCCGACAAGAGCGAGAGATGGAAACTGTGGAGCACGGCTGGGACAACAGCGGTGCTTCTGCTGGCCGGTGTTGCAGCGCATCAGTTTTGGATTGTCTCCAAGATAGGGGCCACGCCTCCGTGGGTATTCTGGGTACTGGCACTTTCTGTGCTGCTTTATGGCCTGCTGAATTGCCTGGCTGCCCGTAACCTTACGGGATGGTTCGTGCTGATACGTCCTGCGGGCACGGCTACGCTCACTACCTACCTGATACCTTATGTATTTTATGGCTTTGCCGACGTGACCGGCGTTATCTTGCCGGACTGGTTCACACATGGTGTGATGGCATTGGTGAACTGCACCTGCTTCGCTTTTGCTGTGATCGGCGTTACGTGGGCAATGGAGAAACTACATGTTAAACTTAAAATATAG
- a CDS encoding glycoside hydrolase family 3 C-terminal domain-containing protein, translating to MRMKSLAAGIGIFLCCAPLPAQELKLRADNIDEIVKAMTPEEKALLVVGRNDYTFGGYDNPKEFVRFLSPSVSGYTQGIPRLGIPPTALADGPAGAVVVTRPDNKKSYYATGFPVGTSLACSWNTQLVESVGRAMGNEILEYGVDVILAPGMNIHRSPLCGRNYEYYSEDPVVTGKIAAAFVRGIQGCGVGTSIKHFAVNSQETNRTEVDEIVSQRALREIYLKGFEIAVKEARPWTVMASYNRLNGPYTQESPELLTTVLRDEWGFDGIVMTDWIQKRNTAAQIKAGIDNLQPGYQVQLQDISLMLKDGRLTMPDLDASVRRMLQYIVKTPHFRNYKYSDDPDLKAHAAITRSSATEGMVLLKNAGGVLPLNNIKKVALFGLSSFDFMAGGTGSGNVVKPYVVDLQQGLANAGLEVTGNLKEMYTAYKTFCRAQFKCDRNPAERWYVEPSIPELSLSRTCIENQARESDIAILTLGRQAGEGRDRPVKGGFNLTAVEQNLLVELCEVYHAAGKKVIVVLNVGGAIETASWKGLPDAILLAWQPGQEGGNSVADVLLGKENPSGKLSMTFPISVMDMPSSQNFPLGDERRRGEDGSRNNVDYTLHKEGINIGYRYFSSVGREVSYPFGFGLSYTAFAYSKPVVKPVADGFCAGITVTNTGKCAGKESVQLYVSAPAGGMEKPALELKAFAKTRLLQPGESETLTFEVSKYSLASFDESRQSWVSAAGRYIVRFGASVDDIRGTGYYNLAKEAAWRVHDVLKPTKALD from the coding sequence ATGAGAATGAAATCTTTGGCGGCAGGTATAGGCATCTTCCTTTGCTGTGCGCCGCTTCCCGCCCAGGAACTGAAACTTCGGGCAGACAACATCGACGAGATTGTAAAAGCTATGACTCCTGAGGAGAAGGCTCTCCTTGTAGTGGGACGCAATGACTACACCTTTGGCGGATACGACAATCCCAAGGAGTTTGTGCGCTTCCTCTCCCCCAGCGTGTCGGGCTACACGCAAGGTATCCCGCGCCTCGGCATTCCGCCCACGGCACTGGCCGACGGACCCGCGGGTGCGGTCGTAGTGACACGCCCCGACAACAAGAAAAGCTACTATGCCACCGGTTTTCCCGTGGGCACTTCGCTGGCCTGCTCCTGGAACACGCAGCTTGTGGAAAGCGTAGGCCGGGCGATGGGAAACGAGATACTGGAGTATGGCGTGGACGTGATACTTGCCCCCGGTATGAACATACACCGTTCTCCCCTTTGCGGACGTAACTATGAGTATTATTCCGAAGACCCTGTGGTGACGGGTAAGATAGCAGCCGCCTTTGTGCGAGGCATACAGGGCTGCGGCGTGGGAACCAGCATCAAGCACTTCGCCGTGAATTCACAGGAAACCAACCGCACCGAGGTGGACGAAATCGTATCGCAGCGTGCCTTGCGTGAAATCTATCTGAAGGGGTTTGAGATTGCCGTGAAAGAAGCGCGCCCCTGGACGGTGATGGCATCGTACAATCGCCTGAACGGCCCCTACACACAGGAAAGCCCCGAACTGCTGACCACCGTCCTGCGTGACGAGTGGGGATTTGACGGTATCGTGATGACCGATTGGATACAGAAGCGGAACACGGCCGCGCAGATAAAGGCAGGCATAGACAATCTGCAACCGGGCTATCAGGTGCAGTTGCAAGACATCAGCCTGATGTTGAAGGACGGCCGCCTCACCATGCCCGACCTTGATGCATCTGTGCGCCGTATGCTGCAATATATCGTGAAGACTCCCCACTTCCGTAATTATAAGTACAGTGACGACCCCGACCTCAAGGCGCATGCCGCCATCACCCGCAGCTCTGCCACCGAGGGCATGGTGTTGTTGAAGAACGCAGGCGGCGTGCTTCCTCTGAATAATATCAAGAAAGTGGCCCTCTTCGGGCTCTCCTCTTTCGACTTCATGGCAGGCGGAACCGGATCGGGCAATGTGGTGAAGCCCTACGTGGTGGATCTTCAGCAAGGCCTGGCAAACGCCGGGCTGGAAGTGACGGGCAATCTCAAGGAGATGTACACTGCCTATAAGACTTTCTGCCGTGCGCAGTTCAAGTGCGACCGCAATCCCGCCGAACGTTGGTACGTGGAGCCTTCCATTCCCGAACTGTCTCTCTCGCGCACCTGCATCGAGAACCAGGCGCGTGAGTCCGATATCGCCATCCTCACCCTCGGCCGCCAGGCGGGCGAGGGACGCGACCGCCCCGTGAAAGGAGGCTTCAATCTTACTGCGGTGGAGCAGAATCTGCTCGTCGAACTCTGTGAGGTCTATCATGCCGCAGGCAAGAAGGTGATTGTAGTGCTTAATGTAGGCGGCGCCATTGAAACCGCCTCATGGAAAGGATTGCCCGATGCCATCCTTCTTGCCTGGCAACCGGGACAGGAGGGAGGCAACTCTGTGGCCGACGTACTGCTGGGCAAGGAAAATCCCTCCGGCAAACTGAGTATGACCTTCCCCATCTCTGTGATGGATATGCCTTCTTCGCAAAATTTCCCATTGGGCGATGAACGCCGTCGGGGGGAGGATGGCAGTCGCAATAACGTGGACTACACGCTCCACAAGGAGGGCATCAACATCGGTTACCGCTATTTCAGCAGCGTGGGACGTGAAGTATCCTATCCTTTCGGATTCGGGCTGAGCTACACCGCCTTTGCCTATTCCAAGCCTGTGGTGAAGCCTGTTGCAGACGGATTTTGCGCCGGCATCACGGTGACCAATACAGGCAAGTGTGCCGGTAAGGAGAGCGTGCAACTCTACGTCTCTGCCCCCGCCGGAGGAATGGAGAAGCCTGCCCTCGAACTGAAGGCCTTTGCCAAGACCCGCCTTTTGCAGCCTGGCGAGAGCGAGACACTGACCTTCGAGGTATCGAAGTACAGTCTGGCCTCCTTTGATGAGTCCCGTCAGAGCTGGGTGAGTGCTGCCGGAAGATACATCGTCCGTTTCGGCGCTTCTGTGGACGACATCCGCGGCACGGGTTATTATAATCTTGCGAAAGAAGCCGCCTGGCGGGTGCATGATGTGCTGAAACCGACGAAGGCGCTGGACTGA
- a CDS encoding RagB/SusD family nutrient uptake outer membrane protein — MKNILKYTGAALAAVSLLTACTGAFEDMNTNPKGVTDDELKQDNNFVGMHFLPMMQSIYFNKGNGNWEYQLIQNLNADIFSGYMASGSNFAVSNNNMHYALNHGWNDYCWNYAYNEVMSQNLKAHNKCVADMDTYAHFDAINTIIRVLTMSRLCDQYGPIIYSAYGQSMTGGTYDSGQDAYKQFFTELAAADAALGEALKKSTASFANFDMAYGGDLAKWAKLANSLRLRLAIRIAKYDAAEAKKQAEAVVADANGLIKDNADNFTISSTTYKHPLYAMTNSYHDILLNANVSSILSGYKDARLEKMALPNEAGNLVGIRNGVDHLNDYTGQYKSLNIASMLNVGEYTPVMLFSAAETYFLLAEAALRGWNVGGTAENFYTKGVQTSFEQWGADMGSYLSSSNKPADFVDALVPEYNHAAVETATPNWSDAKTDEERLEKIIVQKWIAVFPEGMNAWAEYRRTGYPKQFPIMRNDSQGDQAIPTELGVRRLTYTESERDNNPTGYAGALQKLGGSDTGATRIFWDVDAPNL, encoded by the coding sequence ATGAAGAACATATTGAAATATACAGGCGCCGCTTTGGCGGCAGTCTCTCTCCTGACAGCCTGCACAGGCGCTTTTGAGGATATGAATACAAATCCCAAGGGAGTGACCGATGACGAACTGAAACAGGACAATAACTTTGTCGGCATGCACTTTCTGCCCATGATGCAGTCTATCTACTTCAACAAAGGCAATGGAAACTGGGAATATCAGTTGATCCAGAACCTGAACGCCGACATTTTTTCCGGCTATATGGCAAGCGGAAGCAACTTTGCCGTGTCAAACAACAATATGCACTATGCTCTCAATCATGGATGGAATGATTATTGCTGGAACTACGCTTACAATGAAGTGATGTCCCAGAACCTGAAAGCACATAATAAGTGTGTCGCCGATATGGATACCTACGCTCACTTTGATGCCATCAACACCATTATTCGCGTATTGACGATGTCCCGTCTGTGCGACCAGTACGGGCCTATCATCTATTCTGCTTATGGTCAGTCGATGACGGGAGGCACGTATGACTCCGGACAGGATGCTTATAAGCAATTCTTTACAGAGCTGGCGGCAGCCGATGCCGCGTTGGGCGAGGCCTTGAAGAAATCAACGGCATCTTTCGCCAACTTCGATATGGCTTACGGAGGCGATTTGGCAAAGTGGGCGAAGCTGGCGAACTCCCTGCGCCTTCGTCTGGCCATCCGCATAGCCAAGTACGATGCGGCAGAAGCCAAGAAACAGGCAGAGGCAGTTGTGGCAGATGCCAATGGTCTGATTAAGGACAATGCTGATAACTTCACTATCAGCAGCACTACTTATAAGCATCCGCTTTATGCGATGACGAACTCTTACCATGACATTCTGCTGAATGCCAATGTTTCTTCCATTCTGAGTGGTTACAAAGACGCGCGTCTGGAAAAGATGGCATTGCCAAACGAGGCGGGGAATTTGGTAGGAATACGTAACGGGGTGGATCACCTTAACGACTATACCGGTCAATACAAGTCTCTCAATATAGCTTCCATGCTGAACGTCGGGGAATATACCCCTGTCATGCTTTTCTCTGCCGCCGAGACTTATTTCCTGCTGGCCGAAGCCGCCCTGCGCGGCTGGAATGTGGGAGGTACTGCCGAAAACTTTTATACGAAGGGCGTACAAACTTCATTTGAACAGTGGGGCGCCGACATGGGCAGCTATCTGAGCAGCTCCAATAAGCCCGCTGACTTTGTAGATGCCTTGGTTCCTGAATACAACCATGCCGCCGTAGAAACCGCTACCCCCAACTGGAGCGATGCCAAGACCGATGAAGAACGTTTGGAAAAAATAATCGTCCAGAAGTGGATTGCTGTCTTCCCCGAGGGTATGAACGCTTGGGCGGAATACCGTCGTACCGGCTATCCCAAGCAGTTCCCTATCATGCGTAATGACAGCCAGGGCGACCAAGCCATTCCTACGGAACTGGGTGTGCGTCGTTTGACTTATACGGAGAGCGAGCGCGATAACAATCCTACCGGTTATGCCGGAGCTTTGCAGAAATTGGGCGGTTCCGATACGGGGGCTACTCGTATTTTCTGGGATGTAGATGCCCCTAATCTGTAA